The following are encoded in a window of Amaranthus tricolor cultivar Red isolate AtriRed21 chromosome 2, ASM2621246v1, whole genome shotgun sequence genomic DNA:
- the LOC130803011 gene encoding uncharacterized protein LOC130803011, whose amino-acid sequence MKYLRFLSRHFKSVQQNPNLQCIGFIQSSNNPNFTRNYTTPAQESSSRSAKITAIVDQISNLTLLEVADLTTLLGKKLEVKDLPIVSLMMPGMGFSLRGMGGAGGGAAAAAPAEEEKKEKTAFDLRLEAGFDAGSKIKIIKEVRSFTELGLKEAKELVEKAPAVLKSGVSKEDAEKIIEKMKAVGAKVIME is encoded by the coding sequence ATGAAGTATTTACGATTTCTATCTCGCCATTTCAAAAGCGTCCAGCAAAACCCTAATCTCCAATGTATAGGGTTTATCCAAtcatcaaataacccaaatttcACGCGTAATTACACCACTCCAGCACAAGAGTCAAGCTCAAGATCAGCAAAAATCACCGCAATCGTCGACCAAATCTCAAATTTAACACTACTTGAAGTGGCGGATTTGACGACATTGTTAGGAAAGAAATTAGAGGTTAAAGATTTGCCTATAGTATCATTGATGATGCCGGGAATGGGTTTCAGTCTCCGAGGTATGGGCGGTGCTGGTGGTGGCGCTGCTGCGGCGGCGCCTGCAGAAGaggagaagaaagagaagacAGCGTTTGATTTGAGATTGGAGGCAGGATTCGACGCTGGGTCGAAGATTAAGATTATAAAGGAGGTGAGGAGTTTTACAGAGCTAGGGTTGAAGGAGGCCAAAGAATTGGTGGAGAAAGCTCCTGCAGTGTTGAAGAGTGGAGTGTCGAAAGAGGATGCTGAGAAAATTATTGAGAAGATGAAGGCTGTTGGAGCCAAAGTCATCATGGAGTGA